One part of the Polyangiaceae bacterium genome encodes these proteins:
- a CDS encoding alkaline phosphatase D family protein has protein sequence MGSVLRTSVLRSALYCALLSLWLPACNGCSKRAAPTGPELATGLMTGEVDDHSAVVWGRGTGAGWLQVELTGAEAQRLRAPLAEARDFTARIQVSGLKASTDYTYKAWLSVEQDGGAAPANAKLAMFRTAPVVTASERVRFGFSGDLGGQNACRDAQEGYPIFNALSDERLQFFIGLGDMIYGDGVCRETGRFGNAQVRRDIDFATKRAEYWRFWRYNRGDSAFQQLLQNTGYYAVWDDHEVVNDFGPQRDQRGNPPYRVDQHLMPEGLAAFLDYHAFDAAQQAGKRLYRSRRWGKHVELFFLDTRQYRSVASLPGADPKKSMLGPEQLEWLIESLRKSDATWKLIVNSVPIAIPTGWPPDGPRDGWANFGGPTGYEVEFSRLVAVLPELKPANVVFLTTDVHFAAAYVYRPFAKEGVAAEGASSQFSFLELVSGPLSAGLFPKLVYDDSFGAERLFIHAPLDGEPAGHFDKALGWYNYAVVDVDPRGNINVTYKDAKGRLIQELELEPGRAPRLTPGGRALMGAAQSRSELEGVGDALSGTAAEDLAPAPSASAKQPAPGPKR, from the coding sequence ATGGGCTCTGTGTTGCGAACGTCGGTCTTGCGGAGCGCGCTCTACTGCGCGCTCCTCAGCCTTTGGCTTCCCGCGTGCAACGGGTGCAGCAAGCGCGCCGCGCCCACCGGTCCCGAACTCGCAACGGGGTTGATGACCGGGGAGGTGGACGACCACAGCGCCGTGGTTTGGGGCCGGGGAACAGGTGCTGGTTGGTTGCAAGTAGAGCTTACCGGAGCGGAAGCCCAGCGCCTGCGCGCGCCCTTGGCGGAAGCACGCGATTTTACCGCGCGGATCCAAGTTTCCGGATTGAAGGCGTCCACGGACTACACCTACAAGGCGTGGCTGAGCGTGGAGCAAGATGGTGGTGCCGCGCCGGCGAACGCGAAGCTGGCGATGTTTCGCACGGCGCCCGTGGTCACAGCCAGTGAGCGGGTGCGTTTTGGCTTCAGCGGTGACCTCGGTGGGCAGAACGCCTGCCGTGATGCACAAGAGGGTTATCCAATCTTCAACGCGCTGAGCGATGAACGTCTGCAGTTCTTCATCGGGCTCGGGGATATGATCTACGGCGACGGCGTGTGTCGGGAAACGGGGCGCTTCGGCAATGCCCAGGTCCGCCGTGACATCGACTTTGCGACCAAGCGCGCGGAGTACTGGCGCTTTTGGCGCTACAATCGGGGAGACTCTGCCTTTCAGCAGTTGCTCCAGAATACGGGCTACTACGCCGTGTGGGACGACCACGAGGTGGTCAACGACTTCGGGCCCCAGCGAGACCAACGCGGCAACCCGCCGTACCGCGTTGATCAACACCTGATGCCGGAGGGCCTAGCGGCGTTCTTGGATTATCACGCGTTCGACGCGGCTCAGCAGGCGGGCAAGCGGCTGTACCGCTCCCGCCGTTGGGGCAAACATGTCGAGCTGTTCTTCCTCGATACCCGGCAGTACCGCTCGGTCGCTTCGTTGCCCGGCGCGGATCCCAAGAAATCGATGTTGGGGCCGGAGCAGCTCGAGTGGCTGATTGAATCCCTGAGGAAAAGCGACGCGACTTGGAAGTTGATCGTCAATAGCGTACCGATTGCCATCCCCACCGGGTGGCCGCCGGATGGACCACGAGACGGTTGGGCGAACTTCGGTGGGCCGACGGGTTACGAGGTCGAGTTCTCGCGGCTGGTGGCAGTGCTGCCTGAGCTGAAGCCCGCGAACGTGGTGTTTCTCACCACAGACGTGCACTTTGCTGCGGCCTATGTGTATCGGCCGTTCGCGAAAGAGGGCGTGGCGGCCGAGGGCGCGAGCAGTCAGTTCAGCTTCCTGGAGTTGGTGAGCGGACCGCTAAGCGCAGGGCTGTTTCCGAAGCTGGTCTACGACGACAGCTTCGGCGCCGAGCGACTGTTCATCCACGCGCCGCTAGATGGGGAGCCTGCGGGGCATTTCGACAAGGCGCTTGGTTGGTACAACTACGCGGTCGTCGATGTAGATCCTCGCGGTAATATCAATGTGACCTACAAGGACGCGAAGGGGCGGCTGATTCAGGAGCTAGAGTTGGAGCCGGGGCGTGCGCCGCGACTCACACCGGGTGGCCGCGCGCTGATGGGCGCCGCGCAGAGCCGCAGTGAGCTCGAGGGGGTTGGAGACGCTCTGTCCGGCACCGCCGCCGAGGACCTTGCGCCAGCACCCAGCGCCTCCGCGAAGCAGCCCGCTCCTGGCCCGAAGAGGTGA
- a CDS encoding serine/threonine protein kinase, protein MNSEAKAQARVGSVVDGRYQLTRLLGSGASGAVYDATHRYTDRRVALKLLHEELNDSREHVGRFLREVRAMSALTHPGVAAILDAGRTEDDVPYLVTEFLEGSDMAELMDDGPLAHAEVVDIGVQLLDALAAAHALNIVHRDVKPDNVFLVPRGTQTPQVKLLDFGVAKRLNTNSSVHLTAAGTTVGTPHYMSPEQARGDAVDHRSDLWSVGALLFHALSGEPPYDDPRTHRLLVRIATEAPPCLGALCPNVPIELIKIVDKALETDVEQRWQSAAEMANALALSGYTSYH, encoded by the coding sequence ATGAACTCGGAAGCAAAAGCTCAGGCCCGTGTCGGCTCCGTCGTAGACGGTCGCTATCAGCTCACGCGCCTGCTCGGTTCCGGCGCCTCTGGAGCCGTCTACGACGCGACCCACCGCTACACGGATCGACGGGTCGCGCTGAAGCTCTTGCACGAGGAGCTGAACGATTCCCGGGAACACGTCGGACGCTTCCTGCGGGAGGTGCGCGCCATGAGCGCGCTCACTCATCCCGGCGTCGCGGCGATTCTCGACGCTGGTCGCACCGAAGACGACGTGCCCTATCTGGTGACCGAGTTTCTCGAGGGCTCCGATATGGCGGAGCTCATGGACGATGGGCCACTAGCGCATGCCGAGGTGGTTGATATCGGAGTCCAGTTGCTGGACGCGTTGGCAGCGGCTCATGCGCTGAACATCGTGCATCGCGACGTGAAGCCGGACAACGTATTTTTGGTTCCGCGCGGCACGCAAACACCTCAAGTCAAGCTGCTCGACTTTGGCGTCGCCAAGCGTCTCAACACCAACTCGAGCGTGCATCTGACCGCCGCGGGCACCACCGTCGGCACGCCGCACTACATGAGCCCGGAGCAGGCGCGGGGCGACGCTGTCGACCATCGGTCGGATCTGTGGTCAGTCGGCGCGCTGCTCTTTCACGCGTTGAGCGGCGAGCCACCCTACGACGACCCGCGGACACACCGCCTGTTGGTGCGCATCGCCACGGAGGCGCCGCCGTGCCTCGGCGCGCTCTGTCCAAACGTTCCGATCGAGTTGATCAAGATCGTCGACAAAGCCCTGGAGACCGACGTGGAGCAGCGCTGGCAGTCAGCTGCGGAGATGGCCAATGCCTTGGCGCTGTCCGGCTACACCAGCTACCACTGA
- a CDS encoding FHA domain-containing protein: MPTVCTIHPGGDGRTPPEFLTLEPASRSLTWGEGMSTGTQSYWLLGHNREIALGAHPTIVGRDIGCDFVVEDDPLVSRRHACFSISGGVPSVEDLGSRNGVYVDGIRIEALRKLEGRETVQVGGMQLRIEVRKAAWSSETTRQSPTRKSSETAETLSRDDETGRANVFTLLGGVAEKALKLGNSAEAVRVLRPPLDMVLEEATHRGQLDLETRDMALQFACRLAEATQRSEWLDYVFKLQTALKAPPPASTVDELYRLARRVRMNDLETLRQLVATLEARRARFGASEKFLVSRLEGLIRILQG, from the coding sequence ATGCCAACAGTATGCACGATCCACCCGGGGGGTGATGGCCGGACCCCTCCCGAATTCTTGACACTGGAGCCCGCTTCTCGCAGCTTGACGTGGGGAGAGGGCATGTCGACGGGCACGCAAAGCTATTGGCTTCTCGGCCACAATCGGGAGATCGCGTTGGGCGCGCACCCGACCATCGTTGGCCGCGACATCGGCTGCGACTTCGTGGTCGAGGACGATCCGCTGGTCTCCCGGCGTCACGCCTGTTTCTCGATCTCAGGAGGCGTCCCAAGCGTGGAGGACCTCGGTAGTCGAAACGGGGTGTATGTGGATGGCATCCGCATAGAAGCTCTGCGGAAACTCGAAGGCCGTGAAACCGTGCAAGTCGGTGGCATGCAGCTCAGGATCGAGGTGAGGAAGGCCGCCTGGAGCAGCGAAACCACACGGCAATCCCCCACACGCAAGTCATCCGAAACCGCGGAAACGCTTTCACGCGACGATGAGACTGGGCGCGCGAACGTATTCACGCTGCTCGGCGGAGTCGCAGAGAAGGCGCTGAAGCTAGGCAATTCGGCGGAGGCCGTGCGGGTGCTGCGACCACCGCTCGACATGGTCCTGGAAGAAGCCACGCACCGCGGACAACTCGACTTGGAGACGCGTGATATGGCCCTCCAGTTTGCCTGTCGGTTGGCGGAGGCCACGCAGCGGAGTGAATGGCTAGACTACGTATTCAAGCTACAAACCGCACTGAAAGCCCCGCCTCCCGCGAGCACCGTCGATGAACTGTATCGACTGGCACGCCGTGTCCGCATGAACGATCTCGAAACCCTGCGGCAACTCGTCGCGACCCTTGAAGCTCGACGCGCGCGCTTCGGGGCGAGTGAAAAGTTCCTGGTCTCTCGCCTTGAGGGCCTCATCCGAATCCTCCAGGGCTAG
- a CDS encoding tryptophan 2,3-dioxygenase — protein MATNNYWDYLKLDQMLALQGGIEGDESALMPDELHFIIVHQAFELWFKLSLRELRLARDHLAEPRVPEEKIPYVVHHLRRVTTILELAVDQFKVMETLTPQDFLAFRDKLIPASGFQSFQMRELEILLGLEDSARLNYGGTDPLAHIQKLAVDSPAGKLAWQRITDARNETSLKGALEEWLYRTPVQGSSPDDPQDEETVDRFLEEYFQQMQQLNLSKKQRMLEALGKITDGIERQFADGESYARRFLFAEDVPEADRARAKRVRAGVLFVESYRELPLLAWPRLLLDTVVEAEEQLVIWRSRHARMVERIIGRRIGTGGSSGVDYLDSTARYRIFTDLWAVRTILLPKDALPELRQSEAYGFAR, from the coding sequence ATGGCGACGAACAACTACTGGGACTACCTCAAGCTAGACCAAATGCTGGCGTTGCAGGGCGGCATCGAGGGCGACGAGAGCGCGCTCATGCCCGATGAGCTGCACTTCATCATCGTCCACCAGGCGTTCGAGTTGTGGTTCAAGCTCAGCCTCCGAGAGCTTCGCCTCGCGCGCGATCACCTCGCGGAACCGCGTGTCCCCGAGGAAAAGATCCCCTACGTGGTCCATCACCTGCGCCGGGTAACCACGATCCTCGAGCTGGCGGTCGATCAGTTCAAGGTGATGGAGACGCTCACTCCTCAGGACTTTCTCGCCTTCCGCGACAAGCTGATCCCTGCCAGCGGCTTCCAGAGCTTTCAGATGCGAGAGCTCGAAATCTTACTCGGCCTCGAGGACTCCGCACGCTTGAACTACGGCGGAACGGATCCCCTCGCCCACATCCAAAAGCTCGCAGTGGACTCACCGGCGGGAAAGCTCGCGTGGCAGCGAATCACCGACGCCCGCAACGAGACCTCGCTCAAAGGCGCCCTGGAAGAGTGGCTCTATCGCACGCCGGTGCAAGGCTCCAGCCCGGACGATCCGCAGGACGAAGAGACCGTGGATCGTTTCCTTGAGGAATACTTTCAGCAGATGCAGCAGCTGAACCTCAGCAAGAAGCAGCGCATGTTGGAGGCCCTGGGCAAGATCACCGACGGCATCGAGCGACAGTTCGCGGACGGCGAGAGCTACGCACGACGCTTTCTCTTCGCCGAAGATGTGCCGGAAGCCGATCGCGCCCGGGCGAAGCGTGTGCGCGCCGGCGTGCTGTTCGTCGAATCCTATCGCGAGCTGCCGCTGCTCGCCTGGCCCCGCTTGCTCCTCGATACGGTGGTCGAGGCCGAAGAGCAGCTGGTCATCTGGCGGTCGCGTCACGCGCGCATGGTCGAACGCATCATCGGCCGTCGCATCGGCACCGGCGGGTCTAGCGGTGTGGACTACCTGGACAGCACGGCGCGCTACCGCATCTTCACCGACTTGTGGGCGGTGCGCACCATCCTGCTGCCCAAGGACGCGCTCCCAGAGCTACGTCAGTCGGAAGCCTACGGCTTCGCACGCTAG
- a CDS encoding FadR family transcriptional regulator, with translation MEEQNQSSNIADSIFRELRRQILVGELAAGERLQGERDLATTYGTNRNTLREAVRKLEQARLVTVRHGQGVTISDYKKTGTMELLSPMLEAGGSLIEVVHILEDILPAREQVLEFATRLAVRRADSSDIDRLTGITELLITAFETKDGALVGKGFHRWLEALIDAGHSTAIRWISNPFLEAYRDILGRYPALWVLESSFPNYLRETLSALADGDEDRAIAASREYYQRVDREFVVLLKTVIKPNLTATPPPPPPDEEP, from the coding sequence ATGGAAGAGCAGAACCAGAGCTCCAACATCGCGGACTCAATCTTTCGCGAGCTACGTCGCCAGATCTTGGTGGGCGAGCTCGCCGCTGGCGAGCGCTTGCAGGGCGAGCGTGACCTGGCGACCACCTACGGCACCAACCGCAACACGCTCCGGGAAGCCGTTCGCAAGCTCGAGCAGGCGCGGCTCGTGACGGTCCGCCATGGCCAGGGCGTCACGATCAGCGACTACAAGAAGACCGGTACGATGGAGCTGCTATCCCCGATGCTGGAGGCGGGCGGCTCCTTGATCGAGGTCGTGCATATCCTCGAGGATATTCTGCCGGCTCGTGAACAGGTGCTCGAGTTCGCGACGCGGCTCGCGGTGCGCCGCGCCGACAGCAGCGACATCGATCGCCTCACCGGTATCACGGAGCTGCTGATCACCGCGTTCGAGACCAAAGACGGCGCACTGGTTGGCAAAGGCTTTCACCGTTGGCTCGAGGCGCTGATCGACGCAGGCCACTCAACGGCCATCCGCTGGATCTCCAATCCATTCCTTGAAGCCTACCGGGACATCCTTGGACGCTACCCGGCTCTGTGGGTGCTCGAGTCGAGCTTTCCGAATTACCTCCGGGAAACGTTGAGCGCCCTGGCAGATGGCGACGAAGACCGCGCCATCGCAGCGAGCCGAGAGTACTACCAGCGCGTCGACCGTGAGTTCGTCGTGCTGCTCAAGACCGTCATCAAGCCGAATCTGACGGCCACCCCACCCCCACCCCCACCAGACGAGGAGCCATGA
- a CDS encoding GMC family oxidoreductase N-terminal domain-containing protein — translation MTVLAHEDYAKDQSFEADVVVVGTGAGGAAAGAALAEAGHYVLFVEEGSYHPTSSFNPYTTQSVPRLYRDASATMIVGRTPIPYVEGRCVGGSTVINGGMAYRPPERVLAEWERITGSTDMGVAGLDEVFGEVEETISANYQSDLSVGEDSRLMEAGAKKMGWHYTTNRRNQSACVGANNCALGCPTGAKQSTLVSYLPRAFAKGADCLTEVRVEQLWIEGGRCVGIIGKSINPQTRKADRKVRVRAKAVIVSCGAVQTPLLLQKHKLARQSGQLGKNFLCHPNAKVLAVYPQQVDGYKGVSQNTQIREFHEDGLLFAENFVAPGILAAYLPFHGSRAWELMSRYENMVISGVLVEDSTSGSVSRTMLGMPLVRYDLTKLDHDRFKRGVKLLASMHFEMGAEMVVLPFTNQHIAYTRDELDKIDELQTDVNTLELFTVHLMGTARMGSNPASSVVNLNGEVWDLPGCYVADASLFPTAIGVNPQVTIMALATRIGRRLELSARAA, via the coding sequence ATGACCGTCCTCGCTCACGAAGACTACGCGAAAGATCAATCGTTCGAAGCCGACGTCGTGGTCGTTGGCACAGGCGCCGGTGGCGCCGCCGCAGGAGCCGCCCTGGCCGAGGCGGGCCACTACGTGTTGTTCGTCGAGGAGGGCAGCTATCACCCCACCTCCTCGTTCAACCCCTACACGACCCAGAGCGTGCCTCGACTCTACCGCGACGCGAGCGCGACGATGATCGTGGGACGTACTCCAATCCCGTACGTCGAAGGTCGTTGCGTTGGTGGGAGCACCGTCATCAACGGCGGGATGGCGTATCGCCCGCCGGAGCGCGTGCTCGCTGAGTGGGAGCGCATCACCGGCTCTACCGACATGGGCGTAGCGGGCCTCGACGAAGTCTTCGGCGAGGTCGAGGAGACCATCAGCGCGAACTATCAGTCCGATCTTTCCGTCGGCGAAGACAGTCGGCTGATGGAAGCCGGCGCGAAGAAGATGGGCTGGCACTACACCACGAACCGCCGCAATCAGAGCGCGTGCGTCGGTGCCAACAACTGCGCGCTTGGGTGCCCCACTGGCGCCAAGCAGTCCACGCTCGTCAGCTACTTACCGCGAGCGTTTGCGAAGGGCGCCGATTGCCTCACCGAGGTCCGAGTCGAGCAGCTGTGGATTGAAGGCGGACGCTGCGTGGGCATCATCGGCAAGTCGATCAATCCGCAAACCCGCAAAGCGGATCGCAAAGTCCGCGTGCGCGCGAAGGCGGTGATCGTCTCTTGTGGGGCCGTGCAGACTCCGCTCTTGTTGCAGAAGCACAAGCTCGCACGGCAGAGTGGGCAGCTCGGCAAGAACTTCCTCTGCCACCCCAACGCCAAGGTGCTCGCCGTCTATCCACAACAAGTGGACGGCTACAAGGGCGTCAGCCAGAACACGCAGATCCGCGAGTTCCACGAGGACGGGCTGCTGTTTGCGGAGAACTTCGTTGCCCCGGGGATCTTGGCAGCGTACCTGCCCTTCCACGGCTCCCGCGCCTGGGAGTTGATGAGCCGCTACGAGAACATGGTCATCAGCGGCGTGCTGGTCGAGGATTCCACCTCTGGAAGCGTCAGCCGCACGATGCTCGGGATGCCCCTCGTCCGCTACGACCTGACGAAGCTAGATCACGATCGCTTCAAGCGTGGCGTGAAACTCCTCGCGTCGATGCACTTCGAGATGGGCGCGGAGATGGTCGTGCTCCCGTTCACCAATCAGCACATCGCCTACACACGTGACGAGCTAGACAAGATCGACGAACTACAGACCGACGTGAACACGCTGGAGCTCTTTACCGTGCACTTGATGGGCACCGCGCGCATGGGCTCGAACCCGGCGTCCTCGGTCGTCAACCTGAACGGCGAAGTGTGGGACCTACCAGGCTGCTACGTGGCCGACGCGAGCCTGTTCCCCACGGCCATCGGCGTGAATCCCCAGGTCACCATCATGGCGCTGGCGACGCGCATCGGACGGCGTCTCGAGTTGAGCGCGCGCGCCGCCTGA
- a CDS encoding NAD-dependent epimerase/dehydratase family protein, which yields MTRRVELLVVGMGYCGGALAEQALQAQHSVWGVRRGATFPRGVRGLSLDLGGPEADLSPLPSKPDCVVYAVGADAHDSASYERAYVTGLQRVIGHYRAACQAGQTRLLFTSSTAVYAESAGWLDESSPANADTFSAQVLRRAELMTQEVGGSVLRLGGIYGPDRASLIGRIQRGEISAESAPTRFTNRIHRDDVAGALLHLCELPRVQPLYVGVDEDPAPLADVVRWLETQLSMRGQLRAEPTAPPVAASRARRVASKRCSSQLLRAEGYSFRFPTFREGYAALLPSSSTDGA from the coding sequence ATGACTCGCAGGGTGGAGCTCTTGGTCGTTGGAATGGGCTATTGCGGCGGAGCGCTGGCCGAGCAGGCGTTGCAAGCGCAGCACTCTGTATGGGGCGTGCGCCGGGGAGCGACGTTTCCGCGAGGCGTACGTGGCTTGTCTTTGGACCTGGGAGGCCCCGAGGCGGACCTCTCCCCCCTACCCAGCAAGCCGGACTGCGTGGTGTATGCCGTCGGTGCCGATGCCCACGATAGCGCAAGCTATGAACGCGCCTACGTGACGGGATTGCAGCGCGTCATCGGGCACTATCGAGCCGCCTGCCAGGCCGGGCAGACGCGTTTGCTGTTCACCTCGTCGACCGCGGTTTATGCGGAGAGCGCTGGGTGGCTGGACGAATCGAGCCCCGCCAACGCAGACACCTTCAGTGCTCAAGTGCTACGCCGCGCGGAACTGATGACCCAAGAGGTTGGAGGCAGTGTGTTGCGCCTGGGAGGGATCTACGGACCAGACCGCGCCTCGCTGATTGGCCGCATCCAGCGCGGCGAGATCAGCGCAGAGAGTGCGCCGACGCGCTTCACCAATCGCATTCACCGCGATGACGTCGCCGGCGCGCTGCTCCACCTCTGCGAGCTGCCGCGGGTTCAGCCGTTGTATGTGGGTGTGGACGAAGATCCAGCGCCTCTGGCGGACGTGGTACGCTGGTTGGAGACGCAACTCTCGATGCGCGGACAGCTCCGCGCGGAGCCAACCGCCCCACCGGTTGCGGCGAGTCGAGCGCGGCGAGTCGCGAGCAAGCGCTGTAGTTCCCAGCTGTTGCGGGCCGAAGGCTACAGCTTTCGCTTCCCTACATTTCGCGAGGGCTACGCGGCTTTGCTCCCATCCAGCTCAACCGATGGGGCTTGA
- a CDS encoding ATP-dependent DNA helicase RecQ, with the protein MSLLGRHESSFEIKSFDPPGTARVGFSPAQLWPHAERAAERLGRTLTGEQRRLVRAAIDGRDALALLPAGSGQSTAFLVAAQLLEQPTLVIHPLPSWLKSQQEQLTSRGVPCVRVDAGVSGEERRRALERIRYSRSLVVLSTPGALQRAEVCRALGQSGVALAVLTDAQLFSEFSPEFGPSSASLDELLEKLGSPVAMVFSAVGSAALRADLLDGLRLREPTLFEAPLVRSNLSLAAHYVDAGERQRLLISELNRLPRPGVVICPGPREVEAVHRALGALGVASYRYHRELSAGARAAEQLHFATTNKPSVLVAESAFTGLESIASESGELPRGYGKGICRMDLRSVLHFRAPHSLEQYLRDLALAGRNGQPAQAVVLASPSDFAEGTSANGHEAVRVDLTALNVAIEVLAGQGDTPLPRSQIEELANVPPKELRRALDALVDAGLALRAGDWYRVTLAADEFGARAEFLLEQLEVVSEHDVLRRGQVQAYVADPEPTCLVTRMNRLLSLPAAAPCGSCSACKLAGVERPKGSEAPPRRPAPRRFSVEVEHQRKTVSVPANAELDFEQTSAG; encoded by the coding sequence ATGAGCCTGCTCGGGCGCCATGAGAGTAGCTTCGAAATCAAGAGCTTCGATCCTCCCGGAACCGCACGCGTAGGCTTCTCCCCAGCGCAACTCTGGCCCCACGCGGAGCGCGCGGCTGAGCGCCTGGGGCGCACACTCACTGGAGAGCAGCGGCGCCTGGTGCGTGCTGCCATCGACGGACGGGATGCATTGGCGCTGCTACCAGCCGGCTCGGGACAATCCACGGCGTTCCTGGTCGCAGCGCAGCTCCTGGAGCAACCAACGCTCGTCATCCATCCCCTGCCTTCCTGGCTGAAGTCGCAACAAGAGCAGCTCACCTCTCGGGGCGTTCCGTGCGTACGCGTAGACGCCGGAGTCTCGGGGGAGGAGCGCAGGCGAGCGCTCGAGCGGATCCGCTACTCGCGGAGCTTGGTCGTGTTGTCGACACCTGGCGCTCTGCAACGAGCAGAGGTGTGTCGAGCGCTTGGGCAGAGCGGCGTGGCGCTCGCAGTGCTGACGGACGCGCAACTCTTCAGCGAGTTTTCCCCAGAGTTCGGACCCAGCAGTGCCAGCCTCGACGAATTGCTAGAGAAGCTCGGGAGTCCCGTGGCCATGGTCTTCTCCGCGGTAGGCAGCGCCGCTCTACGTGCGGACCTGTTGGACGGCTTGAGGCTACGGGAGCCGACCCTGTTCGAGGCGCCGCTCGTGCGCTCGAACCTGAGCTTGGCGGCGCACTATGTCGATGCGGGCGAACGCCAGCGCTTGCTGATCAGTGAGCTGAATCGGTTGCCTCGGCCTGGAGTGGTGATCTGCCCTGGTCCCCGAGAAGTGGAAGCGGTTCACCGCGCTTTGGGGGCGCTTGGGGTTGCGAGCTATCGCTACCACCGGGAGCTGAGCGCTGGTGCCCGCGCGGCGGAGCAGCTGCATTTCGCAACGACCAACAAGCCTTCGGTGCTAGTCGCGGAGAGCGCTTTCACGGGACTGGAGTCCATCGCTAGTGAGTCGGGCGAATTGCCTCGGGGATACGGCAAGGGGATCTGCCGTATGGACCTGCGGTCGGTGCTCCACTTCCGCGCACCGCACTCACTCGAGCAGTACCTGCGCGATCTCGCGTTGGCGGGCCGCAACGGTCAGCCAGCGCAGGCCGTCGTGCTGGCTAGCCCGAGCGACTTCGCAGAAGGCACGTCGGCGAACGGGCATGAAGCCGTTCGCGTCGACTTGACGGCCTTGAACGTCGCGATCGAGGTGCTCGCAGGGCAAGGAGATACACCTCTCCCCCGATCCCAAATCGAGGAGTTGGCGAACGTGCCGCCAAAGGAGCTGCGGCGCGCACTGGACGCTCTGGTTGACGCTGGTCTGGCGCTGCGCGCCGGCGATTGGTATCGCGTTACCCTCGCAGCTGATGAGTTCGGAGCTCGCGCTGAGTTCCTACTCGAGCAGCTAGAGGTCGTGAGCGAACACGACGTGCTGAGGCGGGGGCAGGTGCAGGCGTACGTCGCAGACCCTGAGCCGACCTGCCTCGTCACCCGCATGAACAGACTGCTTTCACTACCCGCGGCGGCCCCATGCGGAAGTTGCTCCGCATGCAAACTTGCTGGTGTAGAGCGGCCGAAGGGCTCCGAGGCTCCGCCGCGCAGGCCCGCGCCGAGGCGCTTCAGCGTGGAAGTCGAGCACCAGCGCAAGACGGTTTCGGTACCAGCAAACGCTGAGTTGGACTTCGAACAGACCTCCGCCGGCTGA
- a CDS encoding DUF2236 domain-containing protein, which produces MVVSRADLEATISRLEAEVEDPRVGIYGPQSQSWKISKEAILFLGGGRAALLQTAHPYVAHGVDQHSATRTDPLGRFQRTFDNVFAMVFGDLESAIKSARRVHNIHTKITGLIQEHVGRFPAGSSYLANDEEALFWVHATLIETAVQVYELILRPLSYEEKDRYYQETRRFAYLFGIPDRVMPRDWDGFAAYNRAMWDSDTLKVGKPALELRRFLFATPKPAYGPLFRWLETMTAGLMPERLRDEYDLPWTTADQRWFRASVSGLKLSYPRLPARLRYLPAYVEARRRLAGKQGPDRVGQLLERLVMVPLRRAPAKRRPRRPANA; this is translated from the coding sequence ATGGTCGTCAGTCGCGCAGATCTCGAAGCCACCATCTCGAGGCTCGAAGCCGAGGTGGAAGACCCTCGAGTTGGGATCTACGGACCCCAGAGCCAGAGCTGGAAGATCAGCAAAGAAGCCATTCTGTTCCTCGGCGGCGGACGCGCAGCGTTGCTGCAGACGGCCCATCCCTACGTTGCCCATGGAGTCGACCAACACTCGGCGACCCGCACGGACCCGCTAGGGCGTTTTCAACGCACCTTCGACAACGTGTTCGCGATGGTGTTTGGCGACCTGGAGAGCGCCATCAAGTCCGCTCGGCGGGTCCACAACATCCACACCAAGATCACCGGCCTGATTCAGGAGCACGTCGGGCGTTTCCCTGCGGGAAGTAGCTACCTCGCGAATGACGAGGAGGCGTTGTTCTGGGTCCACGCGACGCTGATTGAGACCGCGGTGCAGGTCTATGAGTTGATCCTGCGGCCCCTGAGCTACGAGGAAAAGGACCGCTACTACCAGGAGACTCGGCGCTTCGCTTACCTGTTTGGGATCCCGGACCGCGTGATGCCTCGTGACTGGGACGGCTTCGCTGCCTACAACCGTGCGATGTGGGACTCCGACACGCTCAAAGTCGGTAAGCCCGCGCTCGAACTCAGGCGTTTCCTGTTTGCGACACCCAAGCCTGCATACGGTCCGCTGTTTCGCTGGCTCGAGACCATGACCGCTGGGCTGATGCCTGAGCGCTTGCGGGACGAATACGACCTGCCCTGGACCACCGCCGATCAACGTTGGTTCCGCGCATCTGTTTCCGGGCTCAAGCTGAGCTATCCGCGCCTGCCTGCGCGCTTGCGCTACCTGCCTGCCTACGTTGAGGCGCGCCGGCGCCTCGCAGGCAAGCAGGGACCGGATCGAGTTGGTCAGCTCTTGGAGCGTCTCGTGATGGTTCCCCTGCGCAGGGCGCCAGCGAAGCGTAGGCCGCGGCGACCCGCGAACGCCTAG